GACGGTTGGAGGAGGGACCCTTCACTTTGGACGGTTGGAAGAGcgaccccttcacttctggacggttGTACGAGTGATCTCCTCACCTTTCGACAGTTGGCAAAagaaccccttcacttttggacgattggcgaaaggatcctcatcacttgagcctcaccccatgagctagaccccttaacctgaggagggtctttctctttcctatcgcacctatgctctTTATAGCGAATAATAGGAACAGTCCTCTTACAGTCAGTGGACGTAATCCCACCGCTAAAAGTATTCATCGGGTAGGCGCCGTATCTACCTCAACCCAGATTATTCTCTAATGGACACGCACTTCTTTCCCTCTAATCCGCCCCAATCGAAGGCGCACACCAATCATCGACTCATCCAGTGCCGACTACAGATATCTGGACGCCCAAAGAACATCCACTTACCACCAAAAGGGTAACTCATTCATCGGCTTCTCAAAAGGATTCCCATAGAATGTCATAACCGCTGCTCGTATTAAAGACAAGCTATCCTTGAAAGGTTTGCCATGGACAAGAAATAAATCGGAATTGGATTTGGACACTGGACAAGAGTTGGTCGGATTTTCTATGCGTTAAttatagtcgggccaaaacgacattatgcagttgcgctcgaagcagcgcggtgagATGGTGGTTgaaatcgacgtgggaccatcgcgaatcGCAGCAGTGAACGCTGATAGCAAGGATCCTCACTCCCAGCCACTGCGGATCagtgcgccgcttcgagcgcaacggTTTACGCAGCTGCACAGTAATTCGTGTTGTTTTGACACTATTATATAGAGGACAGTACGACAATGTATGGTATGCCTTGTCTTAGGAGAAATGGCTGAAATACCAGTTCTTTAGGGCGAAAAGCGGATGACATATCCTGTTTCCGAACGTTCTGAGGACATATCCCTGCATTAGCGTTCTTAGCTGGTCTACATGCGCATCCCGAAACTACAGAAACAGGCAAGACAATTAGTTGGACCCCGCGTATATGCCGGTATATGTTGGTTATTCTGAAAATAACCACGGCAAACGCACTTAATTTctcactcttttctttttcattaacccttatttctcgaagctctcacttactttttcctcttagtaactttacttaacatttcatagatcctctaggaCTAGTTTTTAGGCCTTAGGGTCCCGATTAATTTAAtcatttacttcgagaaataagagtgTCACTGCCTGCGAGTGCCCTCCAATTGCATTATACCCAACAGCTTCATCCCTCGAGGGAAGGCTCAGGGTTACTTTAACCCATGTCGCAATAAAACAGAAACGTaaaaaggtaaagaaaaataggCTGTAGTTGTCATATCAGGCCGGTAGTGGGGGAAAATGTAATTGAAGAGGCCACACACTGGCTCCTTTATTTCcggacgctctatcttacttttttctcttagtaactttagcttacatgtcgtAGATCCCTAAGGCTAATGCTTAGATCTTAGGGTCCCAACTGATCCGGTTATTTACTTTCACAAATAAGGGAGCCACTGTGTGTCGcactccaactacattttacccccaTGGTGTTGCTATAACGTAACTAACCTACTGACACTATTACTttctactactattactaccTGATTCCCCCGTAGGAACCCCCCTAAAACCTTATAAGGCAAGAGGAACACTCTAGCGTCccataaggagaaaaaaaaagcaagcaaaGATATGAGCGAAGAGGAGGAGACGACGAGCAACCCACGCCGATACACGTGTTCGAGTGGTGAACGCAACGCATCACGACGCACATCGATCCGCGCGCGCTCTCTCtcgcatctcttccactccgTCGCTGCTTTGTTTTAATCTCTCGTTTTTCTGTGCTATTCTATTCACTCTCGATCTTCGCGCTCTAACCCTTCTTGATTGGATTCTCGTAGAGCGGCAACTTGAACGATCATATTTTGTACCGGTGATCGTTGTCAAGTAATGTTTTCCTGAAGAGTCTAGGATTTCCCCTAAAAGCTTCTAGCGTAAGATGCGTACCGTAGAATAAGTGCTACCATAGTACTACTACCATACTATGGAACTTTGGAATTTTCATCGTATATTCCCTGTACCATTCAATTTTTCGATGCAATGAATGATTCGCAATGAAGAACAGACGAGAAAGGACGATCATATACGGGGAGTacagcggttttttttcctaagatttTTTACTAAACGTCAGCTGATATAGTCTTATTTTCGATGAACGAATGAAATTCACACGAAGcaataatttgaagaaaaaaacttaaggAATAACCTTACTAGGGAATTTTACTAAACACAAGAAATCGaatcggtttttttcttacttcagTTGACGTTTTCAAAATCCTATCTCCTAAGGTGCCGTGGGTGAAGAACTCAAATCCTATTTATCCAAAAGATATTCTCTAGTTCCACAGCACTACACTACTTCATCGTATTCATTTTTGTCTGCTTTGACGAAGAGACGGGAATGGTATGGGAACGTGTAATAACCGCTAGTGGGGTTTCTATGTATTCAGGAGGGGTTATCGTAAGGATAGTTTTTGATGTTAAATACGAATTCTCCGTTCATCCTGACCAGCGACATGATTTCAAGCGTGGTCTGTGAAAAATCATGGTGGCAAGCTCAATTTCCCATTCTCTTCTGTGTGTAGATGATTATCcactgaaataaaatgtgcATTGCGGATAACATGAACCACAAAAATCAGTATGTTCCTATTTTGGCGACTTATACCGTTGTGTAATCAGTAAATGGAATAAATGTGTCACCTGTTTTTCTATACTTTCAGTATCCTATCCTGAAAATAATCCTAATAGTCCTCTcttgagaataaaaatgtaattttatcTTCTTAACAATAGTGCTCCTGCATAACGTGGAAAATATACATAGATAGCCAGTGCAAAGAACCAATTCAATATCTTAGAtgtttttcttgagaattgtTCTGGATCCTAACAGAACTTATGCATATATTTAAGTTGTATGAATTGGAAATTAAGGACGACTTTGCGGTAAAAAAAGTTCGCGgatgtaatattttattaatgaAGCTGCATACTTAAAAGAAACGGGAAAATCTGACCCAGAGTAGGAATTTTGTTTAGATCTTTGCTCATAGCACGTGCTGATGCCGGGAATAAATTCTGAAGAATTCGTTTAGGAAGACAGGATTTCTGAAAGTTTTTTGTCGTAACTCTTCATTCTAACAGATACTTTACATATGTTGAATAGGCAGTGATCTATGAATTCAGATGAATCGCCGCTTCATTTTATTGCTACGGGATGTCTTATCGAAACGACGGTATGGGTGTGAAGCCGCTGCTACCACTGCTAAACAGGAAAATCGACGTAGATTACCGAATGGTATGTCGCTCTGTAGTGGTTTTTGATCCGTACTGTATTTATAACTCATATTAACACTCAATTATTTTACATGAGAATTTTTCGAAGTGCTTTTCTGGTGCTTCTACCGATCAATTTTGTCTGATATCTAGTCTCTGGTTTAGATGGACTCGGTCTTGATCACTTCATTCAGCGAAGCAGTAGGACACGATTACCAAAAATCTCTCCTACAATAGAGGAGACAAGCTATCTGGCTCCAGAAGACATTTCTGGTCTTGGCCGTAAAGGTAACTGCAGTATTCCTTGTGTCTTACTTTCGGATATCACCCTCACTCATGTCTATTCTAATTGTTTAGTAAAATATGTCACTTATGGATGCCAAATGAACGTAAACGATATGGAAGTGGTACGATCACTCCTGAAGACTAACGATTATGTAGAAACAGATGACCTACTTGCTGTGAGTTAATTTTGTATCTGATAGCCTTTTCATGAGAACTATATGAAGTTTTGCTCACGAATATTACCTCATTCAGGCTGACGTTGTGGTTTTAATTACATGTTCGATTCGTGAAGGTGCTGAAGAAAAGGTATGGCGAGAATTGAAGCGGATCAGACATGTAGCACGGCGAAGGCCAATCGTTGGCGTGCTTGGTACTAAATTTAGATCATTGTCACTTTCAGTTTGATAGCGATATGAATAGTTTcactaatttgtttttttaaactgaattTCTGTTGACTCTCTGAGATCTGTTACCACCTGAGGATCTGAAGAGTCTGAACTGATGCACTAGTGCTCTATCGTAGCTATAGTTTTGCTTTTTCATCACAAAATGTATCCGCTGGAAAatagtttgttttttgtagcTGTTTGCTAGCTTACGACGACTATTTTCAAGGTTGCATGGCTGAACGCGTCCGTCACGGACTACTATCGAAAAAAGGACTCGTCGATGTTGTAGCAGGTTTGTGTCAACATTTCCCGTCGTGTCTTGATTTGAATTACTAATTGATTGCTAGAGTTCACCTTTAAAATTAAGGTCCCGATGCTTATCGAGATCTTCCGCGCCTGCTAGCAGTTGTTCGAGCAGGAAGTAATGCAATCAATGTTCAACTATCCGTTGAAGAGACTTACGCGGATGTGAAACCTGTTCGAGTAGATCAAAACGCTAAGACTGCTTTTGTGTGAGTTAAAATTAGTTTGACTTCGTCGTCGATGCTACTTGAAATATTGCGCATTTACGATGTTGGTTCCGTTGATGAGCAAATGTTGACCATCCTTGCGTTTCAGTTCAATCATGCGTGGATGTGATAATATGTGTACATATTGCGTTGTACCTTTAACTAGAGGTCGAGAGCGAAGTCGTCCTATTGATTCGATCATCGAAGAAGTGCGCCGACTGAGTGATGAGGTGAGACTAATACGCGTATGTTTCTTCCTTTGCATAGAgggtttaatttaatttcgaatttcattTTCGAAGAAGGTCTCTCACTAGAAATCACTTGAAACTTTGAACATTCCAGGGTGTCAAACAAGTAACCTTGCTTGGACAAAACGTGAACAGTTACCGTGATATGTCAGAATCTACACATTTCATGCAAGAACCAACTGCAACCACTGCTGTTCCAGGTTTTTCAACAGTATACAAGTACATAATCTTTCCGGCATTAAAATCTAAGTTTTGCCACGATATGTAACGTTCAGGCCAAAAACGGGTGGTCGTACTTTCGCAACActcttggaaaaaatttctgataTTGATCCGGAAATGCGTGTTCGATTCACATCTCCCCATCCTAAGGATTTTCCTATTGAGGTAGTGTGAAAGCTTCAACGTGGTCTGTTGCATACCTCTATcttgaaacaaaacaatacaGAAGAATGAAACCCGGAAATattatattgaaaaaatttttcctattCAAATGTTATTTCCAAATCTTTCAGCTATGATGCACATCTATTTCAGCTAATTCGGTTAATAAAGGAGCGTCCAAATATATGCAATCAGTTGCATTTGCCCGCTCAAAGTGGCGATGATGCTACACTCGAACGAATGGGAAGAGGATATACACGAGAGTTGTACCTGAAGCTTGTGGATGACATCCGTCAAATAATCCCAGGTACGTGAAAGAGAATTCCACCCTTGAAGATGTTAGGAGACTTTGAAATGATGTAGTAAAAATTAAGGTAAATTAATATGTAGCAAAGAATTCTCTTTATTTGGTGAAAATTCATGATAGTATGTTTCAGACGTAAGCCTCACGTCCGATTTTATTGCCGGTTTTTGCGGAGAAACAGAGGAAGCCCATCAGAGGACTGTTGAGTTGATACGTAACGTGAAGTACACGTTTTGTTACGTGTTCCCATACAGTATGAGAGAGGTAtacatttttttactgttattacaaaattttctattcctGCATATATTCGCATGTATTTCAATCTATTCAGAAGACTCGTGCTCATTACCGTTTGGTAGATGACGTGCCTGAAGATATAAAACGACGTCGACACGAAGAGTTAGCAGCTGTGTTCCGCGAGGGTTCACTTGCTATTCACCAATCACTGATTGGAACAGAACAGCTTGTACTTGTCGAAGGCGTAAGCTTTACACAATTCAAgcaaaattgcatttttttaaatgttattaAGCACTACATCAAATCCGTTCTAGAATTCTAAACGCTCACCGACAGCACTTCAAGGTCGAGCCGACAATGGCACGAAAGTGATATTCGAAAACACCTGCGGTTATGAACCTGGAGACTACGTAGTAGTGAGAGTGAGTTTAGACACTTAATCAGGTTCCATACACTGCGTTTTCCGTGTAGATTTTGTACTGCAAAGTGCTGTTCAGATAAGTGGTTGCACGTCTCAAACAATGAATGGAGAGTCTATACGAAAAGCTACTCTCAAAGAGTTCTATAACTAGGTTTAAAAAGTAGTAGATTGGTTGAtactaggttttttttttttgtcgtgttGATGcctttttgtttcgttttagTTTCAGTTGTTAGAAATGTTGTTGCAGAATCTTCTATGATTGTTCACAGCTACCTAAAAACATGCAcatcttcgcttttttttctttgctgtacTGTAGACGAGGTAGCTTTTGCTCAAACATCACATTTACGATAAAATTTATGCAAAATAGCACACCActttatttccaattttgcGTAAAGCGTTTGCTTCAATCGTCTAGCGTTTAGTCTCACAGAACAAAACGCTAGTTATTGGTGCCTCCAGCTCAATATAGCCCTTCGAATTGCATCGACGGGAAAAGGAGGAGGTGTAGTGTTGATCTCGAACAATCTAAACTATAGTGCTTAGTTAAATTGGTCATTCATGTTgtctttactttttatttacttcattaCTGCACGGTTAATTCTAGACTACTGGTGGTAGTAGCCCATTGGGTATTTAATCTTGGGCTTACCTATCTCTTGTCATTTCAGTTTCACCAGTAGCGTCCTCACTGAAGATTTATGTATCAAGGAAtactttcatttgaaaaaatctcatctGATTTACCCCATGGTTTTAACATTCCTGGTTACTTCATGTTTAGAAGTCTTCGAATTTGTGTCAGAAGTTCCTTCCGTGAGCACATGCGTTGTTGTAGATTCTATCATCGTTGTGCTACTGGGGACCGACGATATGGGCGGAGCAAAGGGAGTGCTTACTGCTTCTCGAACATTCTTGGTTCGTTCTCGTCCAACCAGTTCTTTCAGCGACTTTTTTGTTTCGGGATGATTGTGCAAGCTTTCTTAATTGCATCAGTGTTATAGTAGGGAATAGTGGAGTTCAAAGGGATATTGGaaaacaattagaaagaaaaactaatcaACAACTAGCTATCAGTGTAGAACTCACCGGCAAATGACTTTGTTTTAGTGAGAGGGAACGATATGTACTGAAAAGGAACATTCTTAGACCAGGCTAAACAGTTTTTTGATGATTACAAATGCGATAATGTTATGGTCTTCATTATTGAATATGGATGAGCAAAATCTTCTGGATTATTCAAGTTGGGACCATTACCGAAACTCTGAGACAAAGATAGGTATCTTTCAAAGCAAGTCAGAAGGAATGGTAGTGATAAAGGCGGAACTGACGTCTGTTAGAATTCTCAGAACCATACAAGCGCTTGCCAAAAGCACCGATTCGTTGCGTTTTATTCTGGACGTGGGCATGGGATCTTATCTTTCTCACCCTTCGTTCACATCTTAGACTCTTAGGAAGAAAAGTTCCAGTAAAACAAGTCTTTAGAGATAGAAGAATTGTAGCTACACAAATGTACTCTAGAAAACAGCACAAGCTTCTATTAATTATTCTGTATTCTCTTTATTACTGGAAGAGAGAACATTCCAGCAGTTTATCTAAGCTGATTACTTCCGCAAAAGAGTATCGCGAGAAAAGTACAAAACACAAAGGTTGGTTTATAGTACTGTTAATGTTGGTTTATGGCAATATTGCGTAGGTGGTTAGATCTTTGCAGAGAAGTATTAGTGCAAACTCGTTCGCACAGATGGAAATTGATCCCTTTTGTCCTGGTGAACGTCATTCAAATAGCAGATGGGTCTCAGCCTCAGTTAAAAGACTTGCGAAAAGGACTCGGAAAAGCCGAGGTCCACGGCGCACACATAATATAGAGGACACAAGTTTCAATTTGTAAGTGTCTATAAGAGATACATGAGGAAGCTAAATTAGATTTAGGAACTCTGTTATGGATACAGACCGCGTAAAAATTACTTTCCCGGATGATTGCGACATATACACCGTAACACACGTACTCAGCGCACAgacattcaatttttctcaccGCTTTTGGCACCACCCCTTTTGCTCGCCATGCTGAATGTATTGCTAGCATCATTGTACCATAACCGTAATTAGCAcacattttgaatttctggaaaatagtgcTTTCCTTCGAGAAATGTCCTGTTTCCAACAATTTCTATGTCAAACCAAACAGAAGATGTTGTTCTTTGGTGTTTCCCTCTGAAATCCAAAACCTTCCTTAAGACCGTACTTAGTTTTTCCTGTACATCTTAATGCAGTTGATGGATCCTTCGGATCGCATTGATATCTGGAAAGAGTTATTCTTCAACCGTCTGGATTGACTGGTTCTatattttgcaaagaaaattttggaggAACACTGCTAGTCTAATCTTACTTGATCTTTGGTAGAGAAACTCGTACCGATGCTGCTCCGCTGATTTGTAAATTCAAGGCGATGACAGCCAGAAACAGAAATGGACGCATTGGTGTAGAGCTGTGCTGTGGTGAACGTTGAGGAAAACACTTGTAAGTGGCATTTATACAGAGCGACCAACCTCATGCCGTGGAACCGGAATCCACTGTGAGATAATTAGGTAAATTTGATGAAGAGAAGCTTCTACAATTATGACGTAATTCGTATGAAAAGGATGatattaaattattgaattgTTCTCGACCATATCTGTATCTGGAATTCTGACATATCCTGGAACCTTTGCGATACGTTGCTTCTAAACTTAAGTGTGAAACGTCGCGAAGGATCCAAGAAACCCGTATTTTAGAACACATCCACAATTCCCCTTACTGCAGTCGCGTTTGTCCCATCTACTTGTACTTTTTCGATCGTGCAAAAGGAAGATATGTTAGAGAGCAAATCATTCTTGGCAGCTATCTCTTCGAaaatgaaggtttttttttccaatgagtCTTGCCTTTAAGGGCATTATCTCAAGGAAAAagtaagagaaatgaaaatgtacaACCTCTATAGCTTTTATCTTAGGCTGTCTTTATAACGAGAAGAGTTCGGGCAACGGGAATAAAAATCACATAGAAATTGAAGGTTTATTGCGTCTGATTGAAAGAAAACCATTTATCAGTGTTTCAATTCCTTGATGAATCTGATTTTTGTATCCACTTCTTAATGTAGTTCTTTTCCAGCTGACGAACTTCCTttacctaaaaaaaagaaacaacgtaAAAAATGTAGACACCACCAATAGTCGTCGGTAATTGCGTCTGCATAAAGGACCGCGTCGCGTTCGCAGATGATCACGCAATTTTGCATTTAGCGTCTTCTGCCCCTCCTAATTTAACGGGTAGTGCGGTCATCTTGGCAGACATAAGGGCTAGTGTCTATATAACACATACGTGCATGATTTACTACTAGAACCTAGACAATTCATTGCTACGTACC
This window of the Necator americanus strain Aroian chromosome III, whole genome shotgun sequence genome carries:
- a CDS encoding hypothetical protein (NECATOR_CHRIII.G9226.T1), whose translation is MRPFLFLAVIALNLQISGAASVRVSLPKIKYQCDPKDPSTALRCTGKTKYGLKEGFGFQRETPKNNIFCLKFKMCANYGYGTMMLAIHSAWRAKGVVPKAYISFPLTKTKSFAESLHNHPETKKSLKELVGRERTKNVREAVSTPFAPPISSVPSSTTMIESTTTHVLTEGTSDTNSKTSKHEVTRNVKTMGEDATGETEMTRDRLFEINTTPPPFPVDAIRRAILSWRHQ
- a CDS encoding hypothetical protein (NECATOR_CHRIII.G9225.T1), producing MNRRFILLLRDVLSKRRYGCEAAATTAKQENRRRLPNDGLGLDHFIQRSSRTRLPKISPTIEETSYLAPEDISGLGRKVKYVTYGCQMNVNDMEVVRSLLKTNDYVETDDLLAADVVVLITCSIREGAEEKVWRELKRIRHVARRRPIVGVLGCMAERVRHGLLSKKGLVDVVAGPDAYRDLPRLLAVVRAGSNAINVQLSVEETYADVKPVRVDQNAKTAFVSIMRGCDNMCTYCVVPLTRGRERSRPIDSIIEEVRRLSDEGVKQVTLLGQNVNSYRDMSESTHFMQEPTATTAVPGFSTVYKPKTGGRTFATLLEKISDIDPEMRVRFTSPHPKDFPIELIRLIKERPNICNQLHLPAQSGDDATLERMGRGYTRELYLKLVDDIRQIIPDVSLTSDFIAGFCGETEEAHQRTVELIRNVKYTFCYVFPYSMREKTRAHYRLVDDVPEDIKRRRHEELAAVFREGSLAIHQSLIGTEQLVLVEGNSKRSPTALQGRADNGTKVIFENTCGYEPGDYVVVRISGCTSQTMNGESIRKATLKEFYN